The DNA sequence aaagaaatgctagtatataaataaaaaatgaacaaaagaaaaaatttttgGAACAATTTAAAAGTACGAAAAAGTTAAAAGAtccgaaaataaaataaacaatattaaaagtCTATTTTATTGATTGTGGAACAATTTATGCACTTTGATATTTTGTCAATCTCAGGATGAAATTAGTGAACTTTATCTCATTAGTACCACGTCTAAGAAACTATTCAAtatacaatttaatatataagcAGTCTTTATGCAGAAAAAGACACGtaattgtaaatttaaaaacaatttctttTGAAAGTGTTTCTTTGTTTcatagtttttgtaaaaaagaaaaatcacattTGAATTAATAGGTCATGtaaaacaatcatttttcacatttttttaacaaattactgtactcttttttttttaaattacctaTGTAggcaaattttaaaagtattaccAAAATAGGTCTAAAGTTGGGTTCAAAGAACATGATTTCAACAATAAAGTCGTATTTAAAAAGTGAGACTTATACCTTTATACAAAAGagttgtatatttttattttaactatcaCATCTACCATTttgtatgtatatttttattttaacttatacaAATTGTGGTTCTggcatacattttttttattttatttatttatttattacttatatatgtttagaagtttgtagtttttatatttttaaaattttatataaccatatttttttaattttatactatttgttaataatatagctaatgacttttaaaaaatttcttatcttttcatacatttttatacaattatatattatttattattcttaatttttagatgtttattaataattcaattaatgaacaaaaataatatttttgatttcttatataaaataaatttcattttaaatcgtttaaaaaattttattattaaaacttatttatttaaataaataaatatgtatattttttatttttaatttacttatcaaattattattatataattttaataatatatacaatttataggtataaaattaaaaatgtttatacaACCACTgatatcacattttttttttatgcggACCATTTCAGTCAAAAACTTTCTTTCCTAAatgcatttatatttttttaggtatatatttaatttttgctgTTTCCTTTAGGAGATGCATTCCATCACTCAATTTTATCGTACAATTTCAAACGCACACACGTGCTTACACTTCACTCAATTACCACATCAcggataaaaaattaattaaaataaaattaaaatatcaattaaagtGACACATTGGTAGATTAAGAAAGAGTAAGATTTACGGGGTTAAAGTATCACTACCCATTGTTTTTTGGGccttataatatcaaaattctAATGATAATAGtcgaaaaaattacaatttgttttaatacttCCTTTTGTTAATATATGTCATAGccatttattttcaaaagaattttaCCGAATTTGTCCTATTCACTAGTCATGTACCTCCAACAACTGTTATTAAGTATtagaattatttattgattttaagaCACAAttgtaaaataagttaaaagagAATTTTTACGAACCTAACTTATATTATTTGGAGTTACAACTCCTGTGTCTCTTTGAGAAtcttaacattttatatatatatatatatatatatatatatatatatatatatatataatattatttaattgactttataacatttaatttgGTGATGTCTAGAGTTCTCAAAATACGAAATTTGGTCCGACCTGTTTCGACCCAtcacgggttgatgatttagtgagtcaattCAATCCGGCTTACTTCTTAacaagtcaaaaaaatttgaacccggctcggcccaccacgggttggcgggttaaacgagttggctcacgggtttacttaattaaaaaaaataattttttttttattttttttcaatcaaaactaaattgtaattctaattaaaatataaataaagtttaagacaatccaaatataaaccaaaataaaaaaaatacaaattatttatgtattggatagaaaaaacaacctaacataaTCCAAATATAAAGCCcaactcaataaaaaaaataaaaaacacttgtgtgacccctatatttgcgggttggtgagtcaacccggctcaccatggGTTCAACCCGAGTGAGCTAGGTTCTAGATgagtcgggtcaaaaatcaacccgtattcaaatttgtaaaaaaatttgaacctaACTCGACCAAAACCTGTGATGAGCCATATTGGCTCACGGGTtctaacccattttgacagttcTAGATGTAATTGCTATTTTATTTCatcgtttatttatttaattttatataaatgtaaaattttgtaattaatactaaaagtaggaatttaatttttattagaaatgaataatataataaagaaacatCTTGGTCGTCTACCTCAAAGTTCATGATGACAAAAGTCTCTTCGTGGTTATAAATAATGACACAAAAGTCATGAGAAAAATATGACAAtccaacttatttttaattaaataaaatcatttgtCATCTTACTTTAATTACAACAACGTTTTTCATTAACAAGAAAATATCACAACTCTTAACACTTAGGGGCAAGATATTGACCGGTGAAAACTAATttcaaagtataaaaaatttgtgaacaaaaatgtaatataaacttaattaaaaatataaaaatttacaagatgcttaataaaacttaaagtaaatttatattttacaataaaattgtaaaatattaagtatgtttttaatttttaatttttaatttttaaattttaattgaaattgaaatttatttttattttaaattatatattttaattattaaatttaaaaaattaataaatataataattttaacttaattttattaaatttaattgattttatgtcaaatatattttttatgttagtatttaaattatttatattgtttgacaaattttaacttaatcaaaataaaaatattatattcattttctttttcaaatttgaagataaaatatataaaaattttataaatttcaatttcatgtaaAAGTTCATAAACCaaatacatatacataattaacccaataataaaaatacagtatatacaaaaaataattacaaaaagcTTTTTATACATTACTCTAAAttagattatatataaatagacaCTAATGTAAAATTAATTCGTATATACATGGTTTTAATTCAGTggcatattataattatattataaaagctCAAGTAGTGAATTATAGTGCATATAATTTACTGACGGAACAatctttaaagaaaatgaagggTGTATATTGAAGTTAGGTAAAAATAGCGAAATTGAGTATCGTCTTTGTTCTGTGTCTTATTGTCTgcataaatttgtttttgtaacCCGATTCCACCAATCATCGCTCTCCTTCTCGCGCCAAATACAAAAACCACCACCATTTTCCATTCTCCTCCTTCCTCTCTCACTCCCACACCGGTAATAATTTAACTTCGCTCTGTTAAACATCGTCCACCCATGTCACATCTTGGATCTCATCACCAATCAATCCATTCCCTCTCCTTTCCCACACGCACATTCATCCATGTCTATAAACAGACTctgaattttttcttcttcctttctcaTTGTTTCGCTGTTGAGTCGTTGCGTTTTGTAGGGTTTGTGAGATGTCGGATGCGCCAGCCAGCCCGAGTCACGAGAGTGGGGGCGAGCAGAGCCCGCGCGGTTCTTCGTCTGGTGCGAGGGAACAAGACCGCTTTCTTCCTATTGCCAATATCAGCCGCATCATGAAGAAGGGTCTTCCTCCCAACGGCAAGATTGCTAAAGACGCCAAAGATACCATGCAAGAATGTGTTTCTGAGTTCATCAGCTTCATTACCAGCGAGTTAGTTCGCAACTATATATAACAAAAGTTTGAGTTCAcggtttttatttatttattttttattttggtttggtAACTGGGGTTTCTGAGAATGTTTGgttaaacattatatatcaAACATTTGTAGCTCAGAATGatttgttttcagtttttttttttttttttttgtcttttttggCATTTGGGGGTTTCTGAGGATTTTTGGTTACTGAATTACGTGCAGGGCGAGTGACAAATGtcagaaagagaagagaaagactATCAATGGAGACGATTTGTTATGGGCAATGGCCACTTTGGGTTTTGAAGACTACATAGAACCGCTTAAGGTGTACCTGGCAAGGTACAGAGaggtattttttctttttcttttttagtctTTCTTGGTATAGTGTTTGAGGGTTCTTTACTTATCGGTTTGCAGTGTCTGCTCTTTCTATCTTAATAAATTCTTtgttcatatatataaaaattctgtcttttttgttttttattctgAGTTGATATACAAATAGGACACTGGGATATATACACACACGCACAGTATTAAAACTTCAGGAGACAATTGGACTCGTTTATTAAATTGTTGTCTAATGCAAGTGTAGAATATGAATTATTCATCCCAGTTTTCATTTCCCTTTCCATCTTGAACTGTGGATGGTTGGATGAGCCAGGTGCATGGGGAAACTTTTCAAGGAAAAAATTCATAAAGTTCTCTTCCATCCCCTTCATTTAAATGATGATGCTTTGATAATGTTGCTTATGACACTGTAATTAACTgactttttccttttcctttttatttggTGGTGACTTTGGAATGTGCGCAATATCACAGGCGGAGGTTAGTTAGTCAGCCCTCCTCTTGGTTTAATTGTGTTATTTGTAATTTATCTTGGACTATTTTTGCCAATGGAAATGTTAATGTTTGGGGACACAAATTCTTATAGGGTGACACCAAAGGATCTGCTAGAGGTGGTGATGGATCTGGTAGACCAGATCAAGTTGGCCTTGCAGGTCAAAATTCTCAGGTGTGGTTGCATAACCGTTTTggaattttgtttttagtttaacAATTATTAGTCTTGTGATATTTTCTCTAAGGAAAAATGATTTGGTTCATTGCGTGTTTTTGGTTAAATGTATATGGCAGCTTGTTCATCAGGGTTCACTGAACTATATTAGTTTGCAGGTAatattctttctttctccttctctcTTGAATGCATGAAT is a window from the Vigna unguiculata cultivar IT97K-499-35 chromosome 7, ASM411807v1, whole genome shotgun sequence genome containing:
- the LOC114190502 gene encoding nuclear transcription factor Y subunit B-1-like, which produces MSDAPASPSHESGGEQSPRGSSSGAREQDRFLPIANISRIMKKGLPPNGKIAKDAKDTMQECVSEFISFITSEASDKCQKEKRKTINGDDLLWAMATLGFEDYIEPLKVYLARYREAEGDTKGSARGGDGSGRPDQVGLAGQNSQLVHQGSLNYISLQVQPQHLVIPSMQSHE